The following are encoded in a window of Gemmatimonadota bacterium genomic DNA:
- a CDS encoding sugar ABC transporter substrate-binding protein, with translation MPHHVRPLRKVSRLTRRDMLRLGGTAVAGAAVLGCGGGDDRPTVTVFSPMGEVKNRALTRRVDRFMALRDDLRVEVMPVPWDQGHTKLLTMIAGGSPPDVIAATGQWMAEFRAMGAIEDLTPWYASWPHRDAFTRTGLLRCESSTAIEDGRVYGLPLELTTRAMFYRRRWLEERGLEPAETRVGWRALLERITDRDRGRYGYALRGARGGFWTWWPMLEEFSGTNEWFDADHNCIISSPAHVEGLAFWNDIYRDGLAPADSVNWGYNELVQGFWSGICGCIEQDPEVVRTCLDHGMDESTLVTAPMPAGPRAHVASNDIWILSISSGAKNPDGALAFYEWMMSPEQLIAYSKEASVLPTVKQGMDDPWFGRGFLRPFMDMATDTKLLQNWYPSYLPEMGEFIEVLVTEEQQKMLLGRQSPRETLDRLADFLDRAQKRYVDRHGPDTPGPPGPSEPSGQSGIS, from the coding sequence ATGCCTCATCACGTCAGACCCCTCAGGAAAGTCAGTCGACTCACCCGCCGCGATATGCTCAGGCTCGGCGGTACGGCCGTCGCGGGCGCGGCCGTGCTGGGCTGCGGCGGCGGGGATGACCGCCCGACCGTCACGGTTTTCAGCCCGATGGGCGAGGTGAAGAACCGCGCCCTCACCCGGCGGGTCGACCGCTTCATGGCCTTGCGGGACGACCTGCGTGTGGAAGTGATGCCCGTACCGTGGGACCAGGGGCACACCAAGTTGCTGACCATGATCGCCGGCGGCAGTCCTCCCGACGTAATCGCGGCGACCGGGCAGTGGATGGCCGAGTTCAGGGCCATGGGCGCCATTGAGGACCTGACCCCCTGGTACGCGTCGTGGCCCCATCGCGACGCCTTCACGCGGACGGGTCTACTCCGGTGCGAAAGCAGCACGGCCATCGAGGACGGCCGGGTTTACGGGCTGCCCCTGGAACTGACGACGCGGGCCATGTTCTACCGGAGGAGGTGGCTGGAGGAGCGGGGGCTGGAACCCGCGGAGACCCGGGTCGGGTGGCGCGCGCTGCTGGAGCGGATTACCGACCGGGACCGGGGCCGCTACGGCTACGCCCTGCGCGGAGCCCGCGGGGGCTTCTGGACCTGGTGGCCCATGCTGGAGGAGTTCTCCGGCACGAACGAATGGTTCGACGCGGACCACAACTGCATCATAAGCAGCCCGGCCCACGTGGAAGGACTGGCCTTCTGGAACGACATCTATCGTGACGGGCTGGCGCCGGCGGACTCGGTGAACTGGGGATACAACGAACTGGTGCAGGGGTTCTGGTCCGGCATCTGCGGGTGCATCGAGCAGGACCCGGAAGTGGTGCGCACCTGCCTGGATCACGGCATGGACGAATCGACCCTGGTCACGGCCCCCATGCCCGCCGGCCCCCGGGCCCACGTGGCGTCCAACGACATCTGGATCCTTTCGATCTCGAGCGGCGCGAAGAATCCGGACGGGGCGCTGGCTTTTTATGAATGGATGATGTCGCCGGAACAGCTCATCGCCTACAGCAAGGAGGCGAGCGTGCTGCCGACGGTGAAGCAGGGCATGGACGACCCCTGGTTCGGCCGGGGATTCCTGCGGCCCTTCATGGACATGGCCACCGATACGAAGCTCCTGCAGAACTGGTACCCGAGCTACCTGCCCGAAATGGGCGAATTCATCGAGGTGCTGGTCACCGAAGAACAGCAGAAGATGCTCCTCGGCAGGCAGTCGCCACGGGAAACGCTGGACCGGCTGG
- a CDS encoding sugar ABC transporter substrate-binding protein: MSENPASRKLSRRNALKIGGGALLGAAVFGCGGSDDRTVLRFMTAQTREKHRSLEPLIAEFMELHPGIRIEHVKVPWDQAHSKYLTAILGGAPPDVMTIPSWWVTEFRAMGALEDLGPWVRDWPHLQGYTEQVKRLTRATMAFDGGQVFGLPTEVAVRSMFYRTEWLDEHGLAPAETREEWRALLEQITDPARQRYGYALRGARGGFWSWWPIAQEFAGSNAWFDADHRCVINGPDHVAGLSYWNDLYQDGLAPPDSLNWGFNELVQGFWSGLCGTMEQDPEVVRTCLEHGLDEDTLAITVMPAGPRARVALSDGGYTSMSSASRHKDEAWTFLSWLMAPEQRLRYCRDVNMIPPFAEAMKDPAFGQGLYRSFVEMVSDPAIMQNWYPNYLPEMGEFLEVRVTEEHQKMLLKRQSPQEALDRLADFLTRAQKKYVDRHGPDTPRPPV, from the coding sequence ATGTCAGAAAACCCAGCATCCCGGAAACTATCCCGCCGCAACGCCCTGAAAATAGGCGGCGGCGCCCTGCTCGGCGCGGCCGTGTTCGGCTGCGGCGGCTCCGACGACCGGACGGTCCTGCGTTTCATGACGGCCCAGACGAGGGAGAAGCACCGGTCCCTCGAGCCGCTCATCGCCGAGTTCATGGAGCTTCATCCCGGGATCCGGATCGAACACGTCAAGGTGCCCTGGGACCAGGCCCATTCGAAATACCTCACCGCCATCCTGGGCGGCGCGCCGCCCGACGTCATGACCATCCCCAGCTGGTGGGTGACCGAGTTCCGGGCCATGGGCGCCCTCGAGGACCTCGGACCGTGGGTGCGGGACTGGCCTCATCTGCAGGGCTACACCGAACAGGTGAAAAGGCTGACCCGGGCGACCATGGCCTTCGACGGCGGCCAGGTATTCGGCCTCCCCACGGAAGTGGCCGTCCGTTCCATGTTCTACCGCACAGAATGGCTCGACGAACACGGCCTGGCCCCGGCGGAAACACGGGAGGAATGGCGCGCACTGCTCGAGCAGATCACGGATCCGGCCCGTCAGCGCTACGGGTACGCACTCCGTGGCGCACGGGGCGGATTCTGGTCGTGGTGGCCCATCGCCCAGGAGTTCGCGGGGTCAAACGCATGGTTCGACGCGGACCATCGGTGCGTCATCAACGGCCCGGACCACGTGGCGGGGCTGTCCTACTGGAACGACCTCTACCAGGACGGCCTCGCGCCGCCCGATTCGCTGAACTGGGGCTTCAACGAACTGGTGCAGGGATTCTGGTCGGGGCTCTGCGGCACGATGGAGCAGGACCCGGAGGTGGTCCGGACCTGCCTGGAGCACGGCCTGGACGAAGATACCCTCGCCATCACGGTCATGCCCGCCGGCCCAAGGGCCCGCGTGGCCCTGTCCGACGGGGGGTATACGTCCATGTCTTCGGCTTCCCGGCACAAGGACGAAGCCTGGACCTTTCTCAGTTGGCTGATGGCGCCCGAACAGCGGCTTCGGTACTGCAGGGACGTCAACATGATCCCGCCCTTCGCCGAGGCCATGAAGGATCCTGCCTTCGGCCAGGGCCTCTACCGGTCCTTCGTGGAAATGGTGAGCGATCCGGCCATCATGCAGAACTGGTATCCCAACTACCTGCCGGAGATGGGAGAGTTTCTCGAGGTGCGGGTAACCGAGGAGCACCAGAAAATGCTGCTGAAGAGGCAATCGCCGCAGGAGGCCCTCGATCGGCTGGCCGATTTCCTGACCCGGGCGCAGAAGAAATACGTGGATCGGCACGGCCCGGATACGCCCCGTCCGCCGGTCTAG